Below is a window of Clostridiales bacterium DNA.
CGTGAGTTGACGCTGTTCATGCTGCTGTGCAGCCAGTCCAAGATCATTACAACACTTCTCGATTATTTCGATGAAATGGGCCTGTATGCATTCTCCAGCGGCATCAACCTGATCCTGATCGTGGTGATTCTGCTGTTCAACGCACTGATCAACAAGCTGACCGGCGCAAGTATTGACAGCGGAATCGGCGGCGGCAGTTCCAAATAATAGAGAGGATGGATGAAATAATGTCTAGAATCGAATTAACGCATGTTACAAAGCGCTGGGGTGGATTCTATGCGGTTGATGATCTGGATCTGGTTATTGAAGACAACGCGTTTGTAACCCTGCTTGGACCTTCCGGATGCGGAAAAACCACAACACTTCGGATGATCGCAGGTCTTGAAACCCCGACAACCGGCCGGATTACCATTGACGATGTGGTCGTATTTGACAGTGAAGCCGGAATCAATGTGCCTGCCAACAAGCGCCGCGTCGGATTCCTTTTCCAGAACTATGCACTTTGGCCGAATATGACTGTTTACCAGAATATCGCTTTCGGTCTGAGCAACATCAAGGAACCCGGTCTTTCTGTTACAGATGACGGAGAGATTATCCGAAATCCGGATGCAGGAGGCGCTGCCAGAAAGCTGACCAAGGATGAAATCAAAAAGATCGTCGCCCGCGTCAGCGCAATCGTTAAGATCCAGCCATTCATGGACCGTTATCCCGGAGAGCTTTCCGGAGGCCAGCAGCAGCGTGTCGCAATTGCCAGAACACTGGCTCCCGGACCCAGAGTACTCTTTATGGATGAGCCGCTTTCCAACCTGGACGCAAAACTCAGGCTGGAAATGAGATCCGAACTGCAGCGCCTGCATCTTTCCACCGGAAGCACATTTGTCTATGTAACCCATGACCAGATGGAAGCCATGACGCTTGCCACCAAAATCTGCCTGATTTCCAACGGTGTCCTGCAGCAGTATGATGATCCGCTGACTGTATATAACAAGCCCAACAACACATTCGTCGCGGACTTCGTCGGAAATCCCGCAATCAACTTTATGAACGCACGCGGACAGCAGGAAGGGGACGGAAGTTTCCGCCTGAATCTCCTGGAAGGATATGAAGCTGTATTTGAACCTTCCGCATCTGTCAAAACAGATGAATGGTACGCTGCTGCCGATGCAGATATCGCCGCATTTGAAGCCAAGGAACGCCCTGCTGAAAAAACAAATAAGGATGTTCCTTTCAAATATCCGGTATCTGTTGTCAATGACGCAGAACTGAGTACTGCCGAACCGGACCGCAATGACTGGGTCGTCGGCGTCCGTCCTGAATTTGTGACGGTATGTGACAACGGTCCCATTGAAGGGGAGGTTTTCTCCGCCATGCCGACCGGAATGGAAACAACCCTCCGGATCAAGGTCGGCAACTTCCTGCTGACCAGCGTTGTTTTCGGCGGCATCACTTACCGGCTCGGTGAAAAAATCCGCCTTGATTTTACCGGAAACGGCGCAACCCTGTTCTCGCGTGTCAACGGAAGACTGATTTCCACCGGGAGCCTGAAAGTAAAATAACATGAATCCTATGCATGCCGGAGCTCCGCAGAAGGGGCTCCGGCTTTTATGAAAACAATTGTTTTCATGGAAAAAATACTTGCATTTTGTCCATATGCATGCTAATATACGGAGCGATGGTTTTTTATCATCTAAGGGGAGGTGAACCGAGTTGCCGAATATCCAGTCCGCAAAAAAGCGCGTTAAGGTCAGTGAGAAGAAGAATCTGCGGAATCGCATTGTCAAGAGTGGCCTGCGTACTTCTGTCCGTAAGTTCGATGCCGCTGTTGCCGCCGATCCGTCCAATGCCGGTGCGCAGCTGTCCGCGACTTCCGCTGTAATCGATAAAGCCGCTTCCAAGGGCGTTATCCACAAGAACGCCGCCAATCGGAAAAAGGCCCGTCTGGCAAAGCAGTTGAACAAGGCTGCCGAAGCTTAATCTTTCAGATTGGCTGAAAACCCTTCCTGATGGGAAGGGTTTTTCTTTTTTCAATATTCCGGAATAAATACCGTATAATGATCGTTATATTGTTGAACCGCACTTAATTAGCAGGACGGTTCAGCAAATATCCGTTTTCCTCTGCCAAATACCGGGGGAATCCAGCGCGGATCAACATGGAAGGATGAATTCAATGAAAACCAGAATGAAAAAATCCAGGTGCATGGCAGCATTGCTGGTTCTTGCTGTTACCCTGTCTGTTTGCGCCGTTTCATCTGCAGCAAATGATACCGGTACCGTTTTCGGAGGGTGGCTGATTCTCCGAAATGCTCCATCCTACAGCGGAAAGATTGTTTCCAGCTATCCGTCCGGCACTGTTGTACAGATTACAGGCCGTTCCGGATCGTGGTACTCGGTTATCGCTCCCGACGGAATGACCGGATACATGCTTGGCAATTACCTGAAAATCCAGGGATCCGGAATCTCCAGCGGATCAGATGCATGGGTGACAAGCAAGAACGGCTTGAATGTACGCCTGAGGACCGGCCCCGGAACTAACTATTCTATCCTGTCCTCTTATGCCCCGGGTACAAAAGTCGTTATTATCTCCTATGGAAAAGACTGGAGTATGATCCGTGTAGGGAATTATACCGGGTATATGATGACACGATACCTTACCGGCAAAAACAACAGCGGGGACAACAACGGGCAGGGAAGCGCTGTTCCTTCCATCGGAGAATATGATGTATATGTAACCAGCCGCAACGGCAAGGGTGTCAACCTTCGTATGGGGCCTTCCAAAATCAACAGGGCAATCGCCACTTATGATGTTGGAACAGCTGCCCGTATGATTCAGTATGGTGCTTCCTGGAGCTATATCCGAATCGGCCAGACTTACGGATATATGATGACTGAATTCCTCACAACCTCCAGACCGTCCGAAAGTAAGCCCGCGCCTTCGGTACCGGCTGCCTATGTCACAAGTGCCAACGGAAAATCCGTCAATCTTCGTACAGGTCCCGGAAAACAGTACCAGGTAATTACTTCTTTTGCCGTCGGCACACCGCTGACCGTTATTGCCAATGTGGCCGACTGGTGCTATATCAGCATCGGAAATTACAACGGATATATGATGCGGCAGTTTATCGTCCAAGAGAATCCCGGTATATATAATTCCGCAACCCCTACGGACATCTGGAACAGAAATTGACAGAGCACGGCTGAAAACCCGGAAACATATGGAAAAATGGTCTTTTCATTTCCCGGACGCTCGTGTATAATTATTAGAGCGGCGAGGAGGTGATCAGATGGGAGATATCATGGGTACAATCCGTAACATGATATGGAATCTGACACACCGGCTCGGATTCAATGACATTATCGATATTCTGATCGTTGCAGTCATCCTGTACGAACTGCTTCTGCTGACAAGACATACAAGAGGAAGCGCCCTCCTTCGAGGGCTGTTTCTTCTGCTTATGATTGCTTTCCTGAGCAATCTCCTCGGCATGGTCAGCCTGAACTGGCTTCTCCGTTCCATCCTGCAGAACGGTCCGATTGTGCTTGTTATCCTGTTCCAGCCGGAATTCCGGAAAGCACTGGAAAAGATGGGCCGCAGCAAACTGATTACCAAAAACAACGAACACCGTCATGATGATGATGCCTATGGAATCCTGATATCCGAAATCATCCAGACGGTTTCCGACCTCAGCAAACGCCGGGTCGGCGCACTGCTTGTATTTGAACGGCAGACCGGTCTGGAAGATGTGATTGAAACCGGGACCCGGCTGAACGCATCCATCTCCGCGCCTCTTCTGGAAAATATATTTGAACCGAATACTCCGCTGCATGACGGCGCTGTTATTATCCGTGATGAGATCATTATGGCCGCTGCCTGTATCCTGCCCCTTGCAGAAGCCAGCGGCGTCAGCCGCGAGCTTGGAACCCGCCACCGCGCGGCCGTCGGAATCAGCGAAAATACGGATGCGATTGTCCTTGTGGTTTCTGAACAGACCGGAATTATCAGCATGGCCCGGGACGGTGTACTGACCCGCCCGATGACCATGGACGGCCTGCGGCAGCTTCTGCTGGAGATCTATTCGGATAAATCCTCCTGGATATCTTCTGTTCTGAAAGCATTACGTTCAGGATTGGGGGTGTCCCGGAAATGACACAGGAAAAGAATGAAAACAGGATGTCTGTTTTCCTTAAACTCATTGTTCGCGGAATCCGGCATTTATTCCTGCATAACGGATGGCTGAAGCTACTTGCTGTCATTATTGCCGTTATTCTCTGGGCCGGGCTGATTTCACAGGATGAAAATGTTACCCGCGAAAAGGTTTTCCAGAATGTTCCTGTTACGGTGATCGGATCCGATACCCTCCGGCGGAACAACTATATTGTTACTTCCGATATTGAAGAACTTCTCAGCAATATCAATGTCACCGCAGCGGTTCCGCAGCTTCAGTACGATACAGCTGAATCCGGCGCCTACAATCTCAGGGTTGACCTGAGCCGGATTCGTTCTGCCGGTGAGCAGAAACTGAATATCCTCTACAGCAAAAATGCCACATACGGGGAAGTGATCAGCGTCAGCCCGTCTTCCATTACGGTGGATGTGGATGAATACAAGACCCGGCAGGTGCTTCCTGTTACAGCCGATTACAAAGGTGACAAACCGGATGGCTGGTGGATTTCCAACCTGACAATTGAACCTGACAAGATTTCTGTAAGCGGACCGAAACAGCTGGTAACATCCATTTCACGCCCCAGGATATATGTGGATTATGAATCCATTGAATGGAAAGAAGGAACTTACCAGAATGAGGAGAAACTCGTTTTCTTCGATAATGCCGGAGAACCGCTTGACAGTTCCCTGTTCGAAATTTCTTCCAGTTTCGGATCCGATTTCGACAGTATTTTCTATTCCGCAACGATTCTGCCTGTTCAGTCATATCTCGCCGCAGAAAGCATCAAGATAACAGGGTATCCCGAAGAAGGTTATGAAATCAAGGGAGCACCCCGTTTCACTCCTGAAACCATTTCAGTGGCAGCTCCTTCCGGCGTACTGGATCAACTTAACGAACTGCCGGTTGAGCCTGTAAATGTAAACGGGCTGACCGATACCAAAGTATTTGAAGTCAAAATTCAGAAACCGTCCAGTGATGCGGTCCTTTCCAACGATACAATTCTTGTTACGGTGGAAGTCGGACCGGTTGAAACTGAAAAGTAAAGCAAGGAGATCGTCATGAGCGGTTTTGCAAATACCGTTTTCACGCTGATGATCGGATGGTTTCGGACGGTCGTTTCCCTGATCTGGTCCGGTCTGACAGATAAAAACGGCGGAAATCTATTTACATGGATCGGCAATCACTGGATTGTGATTGCCCTGATTCTGTTTGCAGTCGGAACGGTTGTTGATTTATCCGTTTATCTTTTCCGCTGGAGACCGCTGGATGTTATCAGAAGCTATTTTGACCGAAAAAAAGGAATTATCCGTTCCAGCCATACAGATCCCGCGTCCGGGACTTCATACGGACCTGACATCAAATCACATCATCATATATACGGAAGCGAATATCAGCCTTTGTTTGCATCCAACCAGGATCCCGGTTATTCCGGGGAAGATCCTTATACCAGGATTGATGCAGCGACTCAGAAACCTGCCATCCCGATTCCGGGACCATCACAAAGATTCAATGCAGAACGAAATGATTACGGAAAAACCGAAGTCCCTGCCGACAGTCCTTTCCGCCGGCCGGTACCGGAACCGGAAGATGTTCCCGAACCCATAAACGAAACCGATCATTCCAGACGGAACCCGGATCCTGTTGTCCGCACCAGAAGAAGGCGGATCAATGTTGCTGAGCTTTTCGGCAATCCGGAAGAAGATATGATTCATTTTGATCCCCCCAAACCGGTCATTGACCAGTCGGAAGCATATCATAACCCTGTATATCCCAGAAACTGGAAAGATAACGGAGAACCTTCAGATGATTCAGGTACTCGATCATAAGCGTTTTATTATCCTGACAGGCAACTATGGCAGCGGCAAAACCGAGCTGGCCCTGAATCTGGCTTTTTCCTATGCAAAAGCCGGTCTCCGCACAACGCTCGTTGACCTGGATATCGTCAATCCTTATTTCAGGAGCGGAGAAAAATACCAGGAAATGGAGAATGCCGGTGTCCGAATGCTGATGCCGACGTTTGCACTGACAACTGTGGATATTCCCGCACTTCCGGCTGAAATCCAGAGTGTCTTTGAGCTTCCTTCAGACAAAGTAATCTTCGATGTCGGCGGAGATGATACCGGTGCTGCAGCCCTCGGCAGATACCACCATGCATTTGAACAGCGCCGGGATCAGACAGTTATGGCGCTTGTTGTCAACTGTATGCGTCCCCTTACCGGTAATCAGGAAGATATCATGGACCTGGCACGCCGGATCCGTGACCGCAGCCGGATGCAGATTGATATGATCATCAATAATACCAATCTGGCCAATGATACAACCCCGCAAATGATTGAAACGGGTGAGGCAGTAACCGCTTCCTGTGCAGCCCTGATGGACATCCGCTGCATTGTATCTGCCGGGATGCCCGGTATCATCGATCAGGCAGAATGCCATCATCCTAAAATGGCTGTTCGGCGCTATATGGTCCCTGAATGGATGGATAACATATGATCAATGTACTGCCGCCTGCTTTCCTGCACCGTATCAAAACCCAGCTGGGAAATGAAACGGATGATTTCATCCGGGCGATGAATGAACCGGCCATTCGCGGAATCCGTTTCAATCCACTGAAGCCCTGCAAAGAAAACGTTAGATGGATGACCGGTGACCGGATTCCGTGGGAAGAAAACGGCTGGTATCTGTCTGAAAAAGAAACTCCCGGAATCACCATCTGGCATGAAGCCGGAGCCTTTTATCTTCAGGATCCGGCAGCAATGCTTCCTGTAAAAGTACTCAACCCGCGCCCCGGTGAAAAAATACTCGATCTCTGCTCCGCTCCCGGCGGAAAAGCCACGCAAATCGGATGTGCCATGCACGGAAAAGGCCTTCTGGTATGCAACGAGGTTATTCCGAAAAGAGCGCTGATCCTGAGCCGGAATATCGAACGTCTTGGTATTACGAACACTGTTGTAACCGGCGCACGTCCTGAAATCCTTGCCTCACGCTGGAAGGGCTGTTTTGACGCTGTACTTGCAGATGCTCCATGCTCCGGTGAAGGTATGTTCCGCCGGGATCCTGAGACCAGAATCGAATGGTCTTCTGAAAAGGCTTCCGGATGTGTTATACGGCAGCGGGAAATCCTGACATCCGCAGCTGAACTTGTCCGTCCCGGAGGCCGTCTCGTATATTCCACGTGCACTTTCAATCCTGACGAAAATGAGAACATGATCCAATGGTTCCTGAATACTCACAGTGATTGGGAAGCAGAACCTTTCCAGCTGCCCGGAGCCGACGGGAAAAACGGTTTTTTTACCTGTTATCCGCACCGGACAAAAGGGGAAGGACAGTTCACCGCACTGCTGAAGAAAAAAGGAAACAGTGAATGCCCATTCATTCCCGATACGTCTCTGCCAAAGGCGGGTTCAAAAGATGCAGTAAGGTTTGCTGATTCTTTTCCCGGTCTTCCCAATGCAACTCATATATTCGGTCATACACTGATTCATACGGAGTTCCTTCCGGATATCAAGGGAATATCCGTTTACCGTATCGGACTGCATCTGGGTGAAATCCATGACAGCTACTTTATTCCTGATCACGCTTCCGCTTATATTGCTGCTTCTTCCATCCAGAAAAGCATTGTAGATCCGGAACACGCACTTCGTTATATGGCCGGTGAAACAGTTGACGGAAATGAATCCGGATGGACAGTTGTTACCTGCAACGGTATGCCGCTCGGCTGGGGAAAGGGAACCGGCGGGATCATCAAAAACCACTATCCGAAGGGGCTTCGCAACAACCTGCTTCAGCCATGAAGAATATGAAAGGGGATAAAGCCA
It encodes the following:
- a CDS encoding ABC transporter ATP-binding protein, coding for MSRIELTHVTKRWGGFYAVDDLDLVIEDNAFVTLLGPSGCGKTTTLRMIAGLETPTTGRITIDDVVVFDSEAGINVPANKRRVGFLFQNYALWPNMTVYQNIAFGLSNIKEPGLSVTDDGEIIRNPDAGGAARKLTKDEIKKIVARVSAIVKIQPFMDRYPGELSGGQQQRVAIARTLAPGPRVLFMDEPLSNLDAKLRLEMRSELQRLHLSTGSTFVYVTHDQMEAMTLATKICLISNGVLQQYDDPLTVYNKPNNTFVADFVGNPAINFMNARGQQEGDGSFRLNLLEGYEAVFEPSASVKTDEWYAAADADIAAFEAKERPAEKTNKDVPFKYPVSVVNDAELSTAEPDRNDWVVGVRPEFVTVCDNGPIEGEVFSAMPTGMETTLRIKVGNFLLTSVVFGGITYRLGEKIRLDFTGNGATLFSRVNGRLISTGSLKVK
- the rpsT gene encoding 30S ribosomal protein S20, with product MPNIQSAKKRVKVSEKKNLRNRIVKSGLRTSVRKFDAAVAADPSNAGAQLSATSAVIDKAASKGVIHKNAANRKKARLAKQLNKAAEA
- a CDS encoding SH3 domain-containing protein, with protein sequence MKTRMKKSRCMAALLVLAVTLSVCAVSSAANDTGTVFGGWLILRNAPSYSGKIVSSYPSGTVVQITGRSGSWYSVIAPDGMTGYMLGNYLKIQGSGISSGSDAWVTSKNGLNVRLRTGPGTNYSILSSYAPGTKVVIISYGKDWSMIRVGNYTGYMMTRYLTGKNNSGDNNGQGSAVPSIGEYDVYVTSRNGKGVNLRMGPSKINRAIATYDVGTAARMIQYGASWSYIRIGQTYGYMMTEFLTTSRPSESKPAPSVPAAYVTSANGKSVNLRTGPGKQYQVITSFAVGTPLTVIANVADWCYISIGNYNGYMMRQFIVQENPGIYNSATPTDIWNRN
- the cdaA gene encoding diadenylate cyclase CdaA; amino-acid sequence: MGDIMGTIRNMIWNLTHRLGFNDIIDILIVAVILYELLLLTRHTRGSALLRGLFLLLMIAFLSNLLGMVSLNWLLRSILQNGPIVLVILFQPEFRKALEKMGRSKLITKNNEHRHDDDAYGILISEIIQTVSDLSKRRVGALLVFERQTGLEDVIETGTRLNASISAPLLENIFEPNTPLHDGAVIIRDEIIMAAACILPLAEASGVSRELGTRHRAAVGISENTDAIVLVVSEQTGIISMARDGVLTRPMTMDGLRQLLLEIYSDKSSWISSVLKALRSGLGVSRK
- a CDS encoding ParA family protein, which encodes MIQVLDHKRFIILTGNYGSGKTELALNLAFSYAKAGLRTTLVDLDIVNPYFRSGEKYQEMENAGVRMLMPTFALTTVDIPALPAEIQSVFELPSDKVIFDVGGDDTGAAALGRYHHAFEQRRDQTVMALVVNCMRPLTGNQEDIMDLARRIRDRSRMQIDMIINNTNLANDTTPQMIETGEAVTASCAALMDIRCIVSAGMPGIIDQAECHHPKMAVRRYMVPEWMDNI